Proteins from a single region of Caldanaerovirga acetigignens:
- a CDS encoding CLC_0170 family protein has protein sequence MTVLSEILKIIAGDFKEAFTLFTAIVFMVTGIFMFLVEARSMEQKNLKAERLLLRILGVIYTIGSLLTYIIFISR, from the coding sequence GTGACTGTATTATCGGAGATACTAAAGATTATTGCCGGAGATTTTAAAGAGGCCTTTACCTTATTTACTGCCATCGTATTCATGGTCACGGGAATATTCATGTTTTTAGTAGAAGCCCGGAGCATGGAGCAAAAGAATCTGAAGGCGGAAAGGCTTTTGCTGAGAATATTAGGGGTCATTTACACTATTGGCAGTTTGTTGACATACATAATATTTATCAGCCGGTGA
- a CDS encoding S-layer homology domain-containing protein, protein MRKTFVILIFMAAFMLSGAAPAFAQKLPGFEGGIMDEVKYSEMVFITGKPVLLEGSVDISRGAVRNGRRQDRISYNLASSDGSVKLSRGITLLVTMSTGDGKKQVKTSYEIVRASETITVKKGRTTDRYTLKNYAFTASSISDFSAAVDYTTTVIRGKKVYDLNSGKGTVEVEISGKGAGYGSAWGFAETREIEYIISSHRKADEKNNVQEASWTGVVEERLSSSQKVQVSYVENRPTLMSFEGAYVKTVFADATCRYDYTLPQFDENGVPLKRQNKGSEKISLSSTPKVETGYIPEFYDIKSHWARQDVERLAALGIIRQEGNYYWPQIPARRLDFALALGRLLDVSSRAENLIDYRAGANMEFDDLSLDEEGAKIVSALARMGVVEGTSPKRFSPDRVLTRAQVVTMLVRALGLEKTAPLAYRLGFRDEREIPDWAKDSVYIGSSIGLIKGDETGHFRPHDPVTRAEAAAFLNRFINYLKDDLEKDFLEKVMYY, encoded by the coding sequence TTGAGAAAAACTTTCGTCATCCTGATTTTTATGGCTGCATTTATGCTAAGCGGCGCTGCCCCGGCTTTTGCCCAAAAGCTTCCCGGCTTCGAAGGCGGTATAATGGACGAAGTAAAATACAGCGAGATGGTCTTCATCACCGGAAAGCCCGTTCTCCTGGAGGGAAGTGTAGACATATCCCGGGGTGCGGTGAGAAACGGCAGGAGGCAGGACCGCATATCGTATAACCTTGCAAGTTCCGACGGCAGCGTGAAACTATCAAGGGGTATAACCCTCCTTGTTACAATGTCTACTGGGGATGGGAAAAAGCAGGTCAAGACGAGTTATGAAATAGTCCGGGCCAGCGAGACTATAACTGTAAAAAAGGGCAGGACCACCGATAGATATACCCTTAAAAACTACGCCTTTACAGCCTCTTCGATTTCCGACTTTTCCGCTGCGGTGGATTATACCACTACTGTCATCAGGGGGAAAAAAGTATATGACTTAAACAGCGGAAAAGGCACGGTGGAAGTGGAAATATCGGGCAAAGGTGCGGGCTACGGCAGTGCCTGGGGTTTTGCAGAAACGAGGGAGATAGAATATATAATATCTTCGCACAGAAAAGCCGATGAGAAAAACAACGTGCAGGAGGCAAGCTGGACCGGAGTTGTCGAGGAGAGGCTCTCGTCTTCTCAAAAAGTACAAGTGTCTTATGTGGAAAACCGGCCAACCCTCATGAGCTTCGAGGGTGCTTATGTAAAAACGGTCTTTGCGGATGCTACTTGCAGGTACGATTACACCTTGCCGCAGTTTGATGAAAACGGCGTGCCGCTGAAGAGGCAAAACAAGGGGAGCGAAAAGATAAGCCTTTCCTCAACGCCGAAAGTCGAGACGGGCTATATACCTGAATTTTACGATATAAAGTCCCACTGGGCAAGGCAGGATGTAGAAAGACTCGCTGCCCTTGGCATAATCAGGCAGGAAGGGAACTATTACTGGCCTCAGATTCCGGCAAGGAGGCTCGACTTTGCCCTGGCCTTAGGCAGGCTTTTGGATGTAAGCTCCAGGGCGGAAAATTTGATAGATTACAGGGCCGGTGCAAATATGGAGTTTGATGATTTATCCCTGGACGAAGAGGGAGCGAAGATAGTTTCAGCATTGGCGAGGATGGGAGTGGTTGAAGGCACTTCTCCAAAACGGTTTTCCCCCGACCGGGTCCTCACCAGGGCACAGGTAGTAACTATGCTGGTTCGGGCGCTGGGACTTGAGAAAACCGCCCCCTTGGCGTACCGCCTTGGGTTCAGGGATGAAAGAGAGATACCCGATTGGGCAAAAGACTCGGTTTATATAGGAAGCAGCATAGGACTGATCAAAGGAGATGAGACGGGCCACTTCAGACCTCATGACCCCGTGACGAGGGCGGAAGCCGCTGCATTTTTAAACCGCTTCATAAACTATTTAAAAGATGATCTGGAAAAGGATTTCCTAGAAAAGGTGATGTACTATTAA
- a CDS encoding PFL family protein has translation MSFSRDEIIETIRMVQAENLDIRTITLGISLRDCADERVYKAAEKIYNKLTQTAENLVPVAEELEAEFGIPIVNKRISVTPIAIVAESCREKDLTPIAEAMDRAAKELKIDFIGGFSALAQKGFTRGDINLINSIPEALSFTERVCASVNAASSRAGINMDAVLAMGHVIKKTAELTADRDGIGCAKLVVFANAVEDNPFMAGAFHGPGEAETTVNIGISGPGVVNTVIRRLGKDADFGELAEAVKRTAFKITRAGELIGREAARRLGASFGVIDLSLAPTPAVGDSIANILEAMGLERCGAPGTTAALMLLNDAVKKGGAMAASYVGGLSGAFIPVSEDAGMIRAAKDGALTIEKLEAMTCVCSVGLDMIAIPGDTTPETIAAIIADEMAIGVVNKKTTAVRIIPAPGKKAGDFVEFGGLLGRAPVMPVSTFDSSVFVRRGGRIPPPIQSLVN, from the coding sequence ATGAGCTTTTCTAGGGATGAAATTATAGAGACGATAAGAATGGTACAAGCCGAAAATCTAGATATAAGGACAATAACCCTCGGCATAAGCCTGAGGGACTGCGCCGATGAAAGGGTTTACAAAGCAGCAGAAAAAATTTATAACAAGCTCACTCAAACTGCAGAAAATCTAGTTCCGGTGGCTGAGGAACTTGAGGCAGAATTCGGAATTCCAATTGTAAACAAGCGCATTTCCGTGACCCCCATTGCGATTGTGGCCGAATCCTGCAGGGAAAAGGACCTGACCCCCATAGCCGAGGCTATGGACAGAGCTGCGAAGGAATTAAAAATAGACTTCATCGGCGGCTTTTCGGCACTCGCGCAAAAGGGATTTACCAGGGGCGACATTAATCTCATCAATTCAATCCCGGAAGCCCTTTCTTTTACCGAAAGGGTCTGCGCTTCGGTCAACGCGGCATCGAGCCGCGCCGGGATAAACATGGATGCTGTACTCGCAATGGGCCACGTCATCAAAAAAACTGCCGAACTCACAGCGGATCGCGACGGAATAGGATGTGCTAAACTGGTGGTATTTGCCAATGCGGTGGAGGACAACCCATTTATGGCAGGAGCCTTCCATGGCCCCGGAGAGGCCGAGACTACCGTAAATATAGGTATCAGCGGGCCCGGAGTGGTGAACACGGTAATAAGGCGTCTAGGAAAAGACGCCGACTTCGGAGAACTCGCCGAAGCCGTAAAGCGGACTGCCTTCAAGATAACGAGGGCCGGCGAGCTCATAGGAAGGGAAGCTGCGCGTCGCCTCGGGGCTTCTTTCGGAGTCATAGACCTTTCCCTCGCCCCGACCCCAGCGGTAGGCGACAGCATAGCCAACATCCTTGAAGCCATGGGCCTTGAGCGGTGCGGCGCGCCGGGGACTACGGCGGCGCTCATGCTCCTCAACGACGCAGTAAAAAAAGGCGGTGCCATGGCCGCATCTTATGTAGGCGGCCTTTCCGGCGCCTTCATACCGGTGAGCGAAGACGCAGGGATGATAAGGGCTGCAAAGGATGGCGCTTTGACCATAGAAAAGCTGGAAGCCATGACCTGCGTCTGCTCGGTGGGCCTTGACATGATAGCCATACCCGGCGATACCACCCCTGAGACCATAGCTGCCATAATAGCCGACGAGATGGCAATCGGGGTAGTAAACAAAAAAACCACAGCAGTTAGGATAATCCCCGCCCCTGGGAAAAAGGCCGGAGACTTCGTGGAATTCGGAGGGCTTTTAGGCAGGGCTCCTGTGATGCCTGTAAGCACCTTCGATTCCTCGGTTTTTGTTAGGAGGGGAGGAAGGATACCTCCTCCTATCCAGAGCCTGGTGAATTGA
- a CDS encoding S-layer homology domain-containing protein: MTRPKAIKSTLALLLSTLTVLCLFGDVKAGNLEYFGTPRGLYLSKSTGFLDTSGHWAEISIARVSAMGIMQGDGSRFFPQRPVSREEALATLARLAGFDPSRAAGKRGSGATDFQASAWAVPYLELALQMGFLDRSESSVDFKTPALRQEVFAWTAKALKLSPQSAGDALLFEDSGDIDRQKLPYIASLAKKGIIGGWGGKLYPLNSMTRAELAALVDRIKGEEAFRLTVFRGIINSIEKAGALELAFSVKTDEGPVYDIKVTQGLTDFPVLKDKKRYASGILKKGDYVEVLAKENEVIYAEIASYSTRKISGQLSMIGKGQLYIKDERGNTVFLELPEFPEVFVDGRKARLSDLLPGIDVTAWAVNGKVSRIEAAVTSETFSPAYEDQEALLNFPLEGTVKEIKEDGGTYKLILSTKDGEKEVSISKLDTVLKEGLKVTPESLELGDKVTIYPDNKEKSLRVEVAKGGKISRIVKGKIAGQAGEEYLIVSDVKEFYYGLFKDVKDMLKVRLRGAEAFSERGITDIGKLAAEYKGKDVYLALTDEGGVSRAVKAVVKSGDEYLDNGFIEKVRWSTGEIYVGELEMLMDEGTIAVAGSSSVRPEYLKEKGGVFVIANKSSSGSKAVLIYQPRFLEPELKVVKGQIYDIEKGSIILRYRSELEESLWSSERKSSESLEICDDAVIIDATASSPKVISRDELLWDRYEEKYFGKSAYILLEAGKVRAMVIKEGARSDDVISLGTFAGFTAEGYVKLEDMLDFNQFSEKWNRSLKSLELNKTGAIILEGARPVNFDDLKKGQVLYVIRENNNCLLVFVQK, from the coding sequence ATGACAAGACCAAAGGCTATAAAAAGTACATTGGCATTGCTACTTTCAACTCTGACAGTTCTTTGCCTTTTTGGGGACGTGAAAGCGGGGAATCTCGAGTACTTCGGGACGCCCCGCGGCCTTTATTTATCAAAGTCAACCGGATTTTTAGATACTTCAGGCCACTGGGCCGAAATTTCTATTGCAAGAGTTTCTGCAATGGGTATAATGCAGGGAGATGGGAGTAGATTTTTCCCTCAAAGGCCAGTGAGCCGCGAAGAAGCGCTGGCGACACTTGCAAGGCTAGCCGGATTTGACCCGTCCAGGGCTGCCGGCAAAAGGGGCAGCGGGGCGACAGATTTTCAGGCATCTGCCTGGGCTGTTCCCTATTTGGAACTTGCCCTTCAGATGGGATTTCTGGACAGAAGCGAAAGCTCTGTGGACTTTAAAACACCTGCATTAAGGCAGGAAGTATTTGCATGGACTGCCAAAGCCTTGAAGCTTTCGCCTCAATCCGCAGGCGATGCGCTTTTGTTTGAGGATTCAGGGGATATTGACAGACAAAAGCTGCCATACATAGCTTCCCTTGCAAAAAAAGGTATTATCGGGGGTTGGGGAGGAAAGCTCTATCCTCTCAATTCCATGACGAGGGCGGAGCTTGCTGCGCTAGTCGACAGGATAAAAGGGGAAGAAGCCTTCAGGCTGACGGTTTTCCGGGGGATTATAAATTCAATTGAAAAAGCAGGGGCTTTAGAATTGGCATTTTCGGTTAAGACCGACGAAGGTCCGGTTTATGATATAAAGGTGACTCAAGGATTGACCGATTTTCCGGTATTGAAAGACAAAAAAAGGTATGCTTCGGGAATTTTAAAAAAAGGAGACTATGTTGAAGTCCTTGCAAAAGAAAACGAGGTCATATACGCCGAGATAGCAAGTTATTCGACAAGGAAAATATCAGGACAGCTTTCCATGATAGGAAAAGGGCAGCTTTATATAAAAGATGAAAGAGGAAATACCGTCTTTCTGGAGCTTCCCGAATTTCCAGAAGTCTTCGTGGATGGAAGGAAGGCCAGACTAAGTGACCTTCTGCCAGGAATAGATGTTACTGCCTGGGCGGTGAACGGCAAAGTAAGCCGCATTGAAGCGGCAGTAACTTCTGAAACCTTCTCGCCGGCCTATGAAGACCAGGAAGCTCTCCTTAATTTTCCCCTCGAAGGGACGGTAAAGGAGATAAAGGAAGACGGCGGGACATATAAACTCATTTTGTCCACAAAGGATGGAGAAAAAGAGGTATCGATTTCCAAGTTGGATACTGTCTTAAAAGAAGGCCTCAAGGTCACCCCTGAATCGCTGGAATTGGGGGACAAAGTGACGATTTATCCGGATAATAAAGAAAAGAGCCTGAGGGTGGAAGTGGCAAAAGGAGGGAAAATTTCCCGCATTGTAAAGGGGAAGATCGCGGGCCAAGCAGGGGAAGAATATCTCATCGTGTCGGACGTGAAAGAATTCTACTACGGATTGTTTAAGGATGTAAAAGACATGCTCAAGGTAAGGTTGCGTGGGGCTGAGGCTTTTTCCGAACGCGGAATCACGGATATAGGTAAACTTGCGGCGGAATACAAGGGGAAGGATGTGTACCTAGCCTTGACTGACGAAGGTGGCGTCAGCAGGGCAGTTAAGGCTGTGGTAAAGTCCGGTGACGAGTACCTGGATAACGGCTTTATTGAGAAGGTGCGGTGGTCTACGGGTGAAATCTACGTAGGCGAACTGGAGATGCTCATGGACGAGGGGACCATAGCCGTTGCGGGCAGCTCTTCAGTAAGGCCTGAGTATTTAAAAGAAAAAGGCGGCGTCTTTGTGATTGCCAACAAAAGCTCTTCCGGCTCAAAGGCGGTTTTAATTTACCAGCCGAGATTTCTTGAGCCAGAATTGAAAGTTGTTAAAGGACAAATCTATGACATTGAAAAAGGCAGCATAATATTAAGATACAGAAGCGAACTGGAAGAAAGCTTATGGTCTTCCGAAAGGAAAAGCAGCGAGAGCTTGGAAATTTGCGATGATGCTGTGATAATCGATGCTACGGCCAGCTCACCAAAGGTCATATCCAGGGACGAACTTTTGTGGGACAGGTATGAGGAAAAATATTTCGGAAAAAGTGCTTATATACTCTTAGAAGCCGGCAAAGTCAGGGCCATGGTAATAAAAGAAGGCGCAAGGAGCGACGATGTGATAAGCCTGGGCACATTTGCAGGGTTTACTGCAGAGGGCTATGTGAAACTCGAAGACATGCTGGATTTCAACCAGTTCAGCGAAAAGTGGAATAGGAGTTTAAAGTCTTTAGAGCTGAACAAAACGGGGGCCATAATCCTGGAAGGGGCAAGACCTGTAAATTTCGATGATTTGAAAAAGGGACAGGTGCTTTACGTAATCAGGGAAAACAACAACTGCCTGCTTGTCTTTGTCCAGAAATAA
- a CDS encoding ACT domain-containing protein, which yields MEEPFPVNLKPTKRAVISVIGEDRVGIIAGISEVLAKNNVNILDITQTSIEGLFTMIMVVDIADCRVSFDELKKLLEERGNSLSVRVDAQREEVFRFMHRI from the coding sequence TTGGAAGAACCATTCCCCGTAAACTTAAAGCCCACAAAAAGGGCAGTCATTTCAGTGATAGGAGAAGACAGGGTGGGTATTATAGCCGGAATATCTGAAGTGCTTGCGAAAAACAACGTAAACATTCTCGATATAACCCAGACATCCATAGAGGGGCTGTTTACAATGATAATGGTGGTCGACATAGCCGATTGCAGGGTGAGCTTTGATGAATTGAAGAAACTGCTAGAAGAGAGGGGAAATTCCCTTTCCGTTCGGGTCGACGCCCAGCGAGAAGAAGTCTTTCGCTTTATGCACAGGATATAA